ggcccgcCCGCCAACTGGTGGGACGCCTTCTGCATGCGGATGTCAGGTGTGTCCCCGTCTTCCTCCCTCCCGTCCGGCGCTGCCGACCGGCGTTGCTGGCGGCCGTACGCCTCAATTAAAGATTTGTTGCGGATTGGGTGGTGGCTACCGACCATCAGGCGGCGATTGGTAGATCTAAGCTGCATCATGGAGGAATTATGCCGCTAATCTTGCAGTTTTGTCGATCGTGGTAGGGAGTATCCGTGATTAGTGTGGCGGTAATGCTGGAGTTGGAGCAATGCCACTCGCCTGATTGAGGAGTGTCTGTCGTGTTCACTGGTGTTGCGTCGTGGTACATGAACAGTGAATGTTCCAGTTTTAGGTGTGATTCGATTTTCGAATTGGAAGGAATAGAATCTAGGTTGCCTAGAGCTGAGCTCTGAATTCTTTTTGAAAGATTTGAGCTCTGAATTCTTTCTTCGCCTCTGTTCAGATTACTAGGATGgcaggactaaaaggttcagTTTTGTTTTCATTCATGTGCCTAGTCTACCTGATTGGCTAAAATTAAATTGCAGGGTAGTCTGAAATTAATCCTCTTTCAGTCCTGTAATTTGACTATAGCAATGCTGATCAGGCCATATGACTGATAGCTAGATCATAGCTATTCTTGCTCTAAGCACGCGGTATTAGCTGTGTGATTGAGTCCACCATGTGATGCAGCCGTGTAGCATAGCAGCACCTACATCAACCATTCTCTGTTTCACAGTACATTGGACCTTTCCTTTGTTGCATTAATTTCTTAGGAGTGTTGCAGGACTTCTCAAATCCTAATTTCGTGAAGTAGAAACATAGCATGAAGGAAAATGTTCATAAAGGGTAGTGTTTCTCTTTCTGAGTAACTTTGAGAAAGCAGATGACTAACAAAACAAGATCAACCCGGAAACTTGTTTCCGGACTATTATTTATAAGCTAAACTTCCGCATCCCAATTTTTCTGAGTATTACTACAAACGAGTATTTTTAAAGAAACTTCGTTTCTTTGTAAAAGTCACACAGATGACTGATGCGGTTTCATGTGACTGCTTTTTTTTACACTGGACTACTTGACATGGAACTTACGTAATAATTACTATTTGTACTGATTTGTTATGCTTATGTTGTTGTGATTATTATTACTTTATGATTTATGTTCACTCTAGCAATTGGTAAATACAATAGGATCCTGTATCATGGATGGCAATTATGTAGATTAGAATGCCTTAATGTAATTCATCTGTGATTACTGTGGTCGTTTTGAATTAATTACAAGATTGCTCTTGCCTTACCAGTTATTGGAATTGTAACCAGACTTATTTTTCCTTCTTAGGAACCTTATCTTCTATCAAGGATGCACAAAGATTTGAGTCTGTCTTCAAAATGCCAAGAAAAGCCTTTGACTATGTGTGCAGTTTGGTGAAAGATGAAATGATGGTGAGGTCCAGCAGCTATACCTTTCTTGATGGGACAGTGCTGTCTTTAGAAGATCGAGTGGCCATTGCTCTGCGAAGGTTGAACTCTGGTGGGTCGCTGGTGACTGTCGGATCTTCTGTTGGCGTGAACCACTCGACCGTCTCGCTGATAACATGGAGGTTCATTGAGGCTATGGAGGAGCGAGCAAGCCACCACTTGCGCTGGCCAGACACTGGCGAAATGGAGAAGATCAAATCCAAGTTTGAGAAGATCCACGGTTTGCCAAACTGCTGTGGCGTAGTAGACACGACACACATCACAATGTGCCTTTCTTCAGCTGAACCGAACTGCAAGGTCTGGCTCGACCAGGAGAAGAACTACAGCATGGTCTTGCAAGCTGTCATCGATGCGGATATGAGGTTCACAGATATTGTGACTGGGTGGCCTGGCAGCATGAAAGAGTCGAGCATTTTGCACAGCTCTGGCCTTTTCAAACTGTGCGAGAAAGGTGAGCGCCTGAATGGCAGCAAGCTGAAGGTATCAGATGGATCAGAAATTGGGGAATACTTGATCGGCGATGCAGGGTACCCCCTTTTTCCCTGGCTCATGACACCATACCAAGAGAAGGATCTCACAGAGTCCAACACCGAGTTCAACAGGAGGCACTTGGCCGCGAGAACAGTGGCTCCAAGGACCCTGGCGAAATTCAAGGACACATGGAAGTTCCTTCAGGGGGAGATGTGGCGCCCAGACAAGCATAAGCTGCCCCGGATAATCCATGTCTGCTGCTTGCTGCACAACATAATCATAGACCTCCAGGAGGCAGCTGTGGACGAGCAAAGGGCAGCGTCGTCAAGCGACCACGACGTGAATTACAGGCAACAGGTGTGCCAGTTAGCTGATGAGAATGGTGTCAGGGCGCGGGACAAACTGTCGGAGCACCTGATCAGTAGGTGACCTAGAGGAGGAAAGACTTTGTGGGCGTTTGAAACGAAACAGAAGAGCGCCGTTGTGCCTGTTCTTTTATATGCTGCCAGCAGCTCTGAATCATGTTTTGATGTTCACTTTTGCAGAGTTGTAAGGGAGGCAGACGGGGGCGCCGGTCGTTGTGACTTAAGTCAAACTCACTGTAATCCTCTTAAGAGCTGTTGCAAACAATGTCAGATCAATTTGCTCGTTTGGTTTATCGTGTTAGTGCCTTGGTGTTCCTATAaattgcatgattttttttttattttttgcaaatAGTGGTAATGACTGATGTCGTTTGAGCCCTGTCTACTGTAGTATGTAGGTGCTCATCGACTTGAAATGTGTAGAAGAGAAAGAAAACCACACATTCAACATAAGCACACAGGCTTACCTCTGAAACATTCAGATGCTTCTTGCATTTTCTGGAAATTTCTAGGTGTAAGAGGTTTGCATTTACTCCGTTTACAGGAAGAACAAGTTgagttagattttttttgtcGCTGACACAGTGGACCCTTATGTCGGCGTGATCTGAACAGCACAAGCAACTCGTTTGGTTTCTACTTTCTACTGATGGTGGAGTGGCGACTGCTGAAAGTTGGCGGCGCCATGCGTGCCGATGAAATGCTTCGTTGCAAATGCACGCTTTTACTGCGACTTAACCACCGCCACCATCTCCGATTCACCTCCCCGGCCTTAAAAAGACCCGCCGTCACATCACTCCGGCACCACACACTCACTTGTATTCCATCTGCAGCAGCCATGGCCATGTCGCTGTCCAACAAGACGCTAGCTGCTGTAGAGGCTCTGATGATGACCTTGGCGCTCGCCACCACCGCAGCCGGGcagccgacgacggcggcggcgaacctGACGCTCCACAACCTGTGCCCGTACCCGGTGTGGCCGCTGGTGACGGCGAACGCGGGCGTCCCCTCCGTCCCca
This genomic window from Setaria viridis chromosome 8, Setaria_viridis_v4.0, whole genome shotgun sequence contains:
- the LOC117834182 gene encoding protein ALP1-like is translated as MPPKRRRKAAAEKKAAAAMAAAAAAGAGGPPANWWDAFCMRMSGTLSSIKDAQRFESVFKMPRKAFDYVCSLVKDEMMVRSSSYTFLDGTVLSLEDRVAIALRRLNSGGSLVTVGSSVGVNHSTVSLITWRFIEAMEERASHHLRWPDTGEMEKIKSKFEKIHGLPNCCGVVDTTHITMCLSSAEPNCKVWLDQEKNYSMVLQAVIDADMRFTDIVTGWPGSMKESSILHSSGLFKLCEKGERLNGSKLKVSDGSEIGEYLIGDAGYPLFPWLMTPYQEKDLTESNTEFNRRHLAARTVAPRTLAKFKDTWKFLQGEMWRPDKHKLPRIIHVCCLLHNIIIDLQEAAVDEQRAASSSDHDVNYRQQVCQLADENGVRARDKLSEHLISR